A single genomic interval of Malania oleifera isolate guangnan ecotype guangnan chromosome 13, ASM2987363v1, whole genome shotgun sequence harbors:
- the LOC131145587 gene encoding uncharacterized protein LOC131145587, with protein sequence MCLECFAKHRDLVAHNSFVQSVTMDSWSEIHLKKMGTNSKAEAARAHKSATEADHKDHKAHEKEEQYWHDAAGTKSRAAKKHKEDAEKRTEAAARKAKARCLAKQEEKSLEKSLKKPNKKASHVSIPIPKSPRQSLLLIGKC encoded by the coding sequence ATGTGTCTCGAGTGCTTTGCTAAGCACCGCGACCTCGTTGCTCACAACAGCTTCGTCCAATCGGTGACAATGGACTCCTGGTCGGAGATCCATCTCAAGAAGATGGGCACTAACAGCAAAGCCGAAGCGGCGAGAGCTCACAAGAGCGCCACAGAGGCCGACCACAAGGACCACAAGGCTCACGAGAAGGAAGAGCAGTATTGGCACGACGCCGCGGGCACCAAGTCCCGCGCCGCCAAGAAGCACAAGGAGGATGCTGAGAAGCGCACCGAGGCCGCTGCACGCAAGGCCAAGGCTCGCTGCCTAGCCAAGCAGGAAGAGAAAAGCCTCGAGAAGTCGTTGAAGAAGCCAAATAAGAAGGCCAGCCACGTCTCCATCCCCATTCCCAAGTCACCGAGGCAGAGCCTTTTATTGATTGGAAAATGTTGA